Proteins encoded together in one Camelina sativa cultivar DH55 chromosome 9, Cs, whole genome shotgun sequence window:
- the LOC104714484 gene encoding putative G-type lectin S-receptor-like serine/threonine-protein kinase At1g61610, producing the protein MAPEYAMEGIFSEKSDVYSFGVLILEIVSGRKNISFRGSEHGSLIGYAWYLWSQGKTKEMIDPTLDSRDVAEAMRCIHVGMLCTQDSVIHRPNMGSVLLMLESRTGQLPRPRQPTFHSFLYSGEIDELNLDGQDVATVNDVTFTTIVGR; encoded by the exons ATGGCGCCGGAGTATGCAATGGAGGGGATCTTTTCAGAGAAATCTGATGTGTATAGCTTTGGAGTGTTGATATTGGAGATTGTGAgtggaagaaaaaacattagCTTTCGAGGATCTGAACATGGAAGTCTCATCGGTTAT gCGTGGTATTTATGGAGCCAAGGAAAGACAAAAGAGATGATAGATCCAACGTTGGACAGTCGAGACGTAGCGGAAGCGATGAGATGCATTCACGTGGGGATGTTGTGTACACAAGATTCAGTCATCCACAGACCAAACATGGGTTCGGTATTGTTGATGTTGGAGAGTCGAACAGGTCAACTTCCACGTCCGAGACAGCCTACCTTCCATTCGTTCTTGTACTCCGGTGAGATTGATGAACTAAACTTGGATGGTCAAGATGTTGCCACGGTCAACGATGTTACTTTCACCACAATTGTTGGTAGATGA
- the LOC104714482 gene encoding putative G-type lectin S-receptor-like serine/threonine-protein kinase At1g61610 produces the protein MAPEYAMEGIFSEKSDVYSFGVLILEIVSGRKNISFRGSEHGSLIGYAWYLWSQGKTKEMIDPTLDSRDVAEAMRCIHVGMLCTQDSVIHRPNMGSVLLMLESRTGQLPRPRQPTFHSFLYSGEIDELNLDGQDVATVNDVTFTTIVGR, from the exons ATGGCGCCGGAGTATGCAATGGAGGGGATCTTTTCAGAGAAATCTGATGTGTATAGCTTTGGAGTGTTGATATTGGAGATTGTGAgtggaagaaaaaacattagCTTTCGAGGATCTGAACATGGAAGTCTCATCGGTTAT gCGTGGTATTTATGGAGCCAAGGAAAGACAAAAGAGATGATAGATCCAACGTTGGACAGTCGAGACGTAGCGGAAGCGATGAGATGCATTCACGTGGGGATGTTGTGTACACAAGATTCAGTCATCCACAGACCAAACATGGGTTCGGTATTGTTGATGTTGGAGAGTCGAACGGGTCAACTTCCACGTCCGAGACAGCCTACCTTCCATTCGTTCTTGTACTCCGGTGAGATTGATGAACTAAACTTGGATGGTCAAGATGTTGCCACGGTCAACGATGTTACTTTCACCACAATTGTTGGTAGATGA
- the LOC104714480 gene encoding uncharacterized protein LOC104714480 codes for MYVTRTLSQYRKYHKTLSEESPEGPFSGVLVITDEEAETEDTFCFGMCTRTKIEKLPLPQDKILSVVHLDSSGNRETSVKKVLFIPALDQPLSSNRYYVVHARGRHKGKVSVCSREIERGLCCFPDVLHDKKPKPLDPRNIYQTVKINRHHDRTFFAKSVAPDGTPPSFLKKKGWELRTSRSLHPRRPREALGLDDELRARLPAFGFPVSTIRSGSVIVGEWYCPFMFVRENCSVSHQMRKSMFYRITLSQYWERIYHCENNEASNDLDENSDENEEEVVRVEANVVREANYVKGMEAVKGEKEAHGGFYWYRQVQGSRGPGERRRKTGTGSPVGLSFVVVERMRRVMEEGGWVGGGRKVVRVERDEPIKVSRRDCRNLNGNNDRDWRRFGCYVLVESFGLRRADGVLLVKCVFRHTNRLRCKWE; via the exons atGTATGTGACGAGGACATTATCGCAGTACAGAAAATATCACAAGACGCTCTCGGAGGAGTCACCGGAAGGTCCGTTCTCTGGGGTTCTGGTTATTACAGACGAAGAAGCCGAAACAGAGGACACGTTCTGTTTCGGGATGTGTACGAGGACAAAAATCGAGAAGCTCCCGTTACCTCAAGACAAGATCTTATCAGTTGTTCACTTAGACAGTTCTGGTAACAGAGAGACTTCCGTTAAGAAGGTCTTGTTCATACCGGCTCTCGATCAACCCTTGTCTTCGAATCGGTATTACGTTGTTCACGCTAGAGGCAGACACAAAGG GAAAGTTTCTGTGTGTtctagagagatagagagagggtTATGTTGTTTTCCAGATGTCTTGCATGACAAGAAACCTAAACCTTTGGATCcaagaaatatatatcagaCGGTTAAGATCAATCGGCATCACGATCGGACGTTCTTTGCCAAATCTGTGGCACCAGACGGTACACCTCCTTCATTTCTCAAGAAGAAAGGATGGGAGCTACGAACCTCGAGGAGCCTACATCCGAGGAGACCTAGAGAAGCTCTAGGCTTAGACGATGAGCTAAGAGCTCGTCTTCCTGCATTCGGATTTCCAGTCTCTACGATTAGGTCAGGGAGCGTGATAGTAGGAGAATGGTATTGCCCGTTTATGTTCGTAAGGGAGAATTGTAGCGTAAGTCACCAAATGAGGAAGTCAATGTTTTATAGGATCACACTTTCCCAATACTGGGAACGTATCTACCATTGTGAAAACAATGAAGCAAGCAACGATCTTGACGAGAACAGTgatgaaaacgaagaagaagtgGTGAGAGTAGAGGCAAACGTCGTGAGAGAAGCCAACTATGTGAAGGGTATGGAGGCAGTTAAGGGGGAGAAAGAAGCGCATGGAGGGTTTTATTGGTATAGGCAGGTTCAAGGTTCACGAGGACCGggggagaggaggaggaagacggGTACAGGGTCTCCGGTGGGGCTGAGTTTTGTGGTAGTAGAAAGGATGAGAAGGGTAATGGAGGAAGGAGGGTGGGTGGGAGGAGGAAGGAAAGTGGTGAGAGTGGAGAGGGATGAACCAATTAAGGTTTCTAGAAGAGATTGTAGGAATCTGAATGGTAACAACGATAGAGATTGGAGGAGATTTGGGTGTTATGTGTTGGTGGAGAGTTTTGGGCTGAGAAGAGCAGATGGGGTTTTGTTGGTTAAATGTGTATTTAGACATACTAATAGATTGAGATGTAAGTGGGAGTAA
- the LOC104714481 gene encoding putative G-type lectin S-receptor-like serine/threonine-protein kinase At1g61610, giving the protein MAGFYRILTLVMNLLMLFQLCSIVSCSTSNSITRNQTIRDGDSLVSNDGSFEVGFFSPKNSTLRYVGIWYKNIEPQTVVWVANREKPLLDHNGALKIADDGNLVVVNGQNVTVWSTSAKPESNNTVAALLRTGDLVLSSDSDRNKWYWESFDNPTDTFLPSMRVRVDPSLGENHGFVPWKSENDPSPGRYSMGIDPNGAPEIVIWEGEKRKWRSGPWNSAIFTGIPDMHRVTNYIRGFKLSPPDRDGIVYFTYVTINSSDFLRFRIRFDGVQEQFRWNKDAKNWTLLQKKPDTECENYNRCGNYSVCDDSKEFGSGKCSCIDGFEPVYQDQWNNMNFSGGCKRRVALNCSQNLVADKRDGFKVLKRMKLPDFGSVVPLNSLVTCKDVCVRDCSCNAYAVVGGIGCMIWTRELIDIERFKLGGNYINIRLAGSELGGKEKPKIWIIIVSVIGAFLLGLCIWISCKRLKAFLWKKKDLPVSDTRDNSVNFKSSPINVLVGDQVDTPDLPVFSFDSVASATGDFAEENKLGQGGFGTVYKGNFSEGREIAVKRLSGKSKQGLEEFKNEILLIAKLQHRNLVRLLGCCIEDNEKMLLYEYMPNKSLDRFLFDESKRGSLDWRKRWEIIGGIARGLLYLHRDSRLKIIHRDLKASNILLDTEMNPKISDFGMARIFNYRQDQANTIRVVGTYGYMAPEYAMEGIFSEKSDVYSFGVLILEIVSGRKNISFRGSEHGSLIGYVSFYSFQV; this is encoded by the exons ATGGCAGGATTTTACAGAATCCTTACTTTGGTGATGAACCTTTTGATGTTGTTCCAACTATGTAGCATCGTATCTTGCTCCACAAGCAACTCAATCACCAGAAACCAGACGATACGAGACGGAGACTCACTGGTCAGCAATGATGGAAGCTTCGAGGTTGGATTCTTTAGTCCCAAAAATTCAACCTTAAGGTATGTTGGAATATGGTACAAGAACATCGAGCCTCAAACAGTTGTCTGGGTAGCGAATCGTGAGAAGCCATTGTTGGATCACAACGGAGCTTTGAAGATCGCAGATGACGGGAACTTGGTGGTCGTTAATGGTCAAAACGTAACAGTTTGGTCCACAAGTGCTAAGCCCGAGTCAAACAACACCGTTGCTGCTCTGTTGAGAACAGGGGATTTGGTTCTGTCTTCAGATTCAGACAGAAACAAATGGTATTGGGAGAGTTTTGACAATCCAACAGATACTTTCTTGCCGAGTATGAGGGTTCGGGTGGATCCTTCACTGGGAGAAAATCACGGTTTTGTTCCGTGGAAATCCGAAAATGATCCTTCACCAGGAAGGTATTCAATGGGGATTGATCCTAATGGAGCACCAGAGATTGTGATTTGGGAAGGGGAGAAGAGGAAATGGCGTAGCGGACCGTGGAACTCGGCTATATTTACCGGTATACCGGATATGCACCGAGTCACAAACTATATTAGAGGGTTTAAGCTCTCTCCTCCTGATCGAGATGGTATCGTGTATTTCACTTATGTTACCATAAACAGTTCTGATTTCTTGAGGTTTCGGATTAGGTTTGATGGCGTACAAGAGCAGTTTAGATGGAATAAGGATGCCAAGAACTGGACTTTGCTTCAAAAGAAACCGGACACGGAATGCGAGAACTATAACCGTTGCGGTAATTACAGTGTATGTGATGATAGCAAAGAGTTTGGTTCCGGTAAATGCAGCTGCATTGATGGGTTTGAGCCGGTTTATCAGGATCAATGGAACAACATGAATTTTTCGGGTGGGTGCAAGAGAAGAGTTGCATTGAATTGTAGTCAGAATCTGGTTGCGGATAAAAGAGATGGGTTTAAGGTGCTAAAGCGAATGAAGTTGCCTGATTTTGGATCAGTTGTTCCACTTAACAGCTTAGTAACTTGTAAAGATGTATGCGTGAGGGACTGCTCGTGTAATGCTTATGCGGTTGTAGGAGGGATCGGATGTATGATTTGGACCCGTGAGTTGATCGATATAGAGCGTTTTAAGCTTGGTGGAAACTATATCAACATCCGGCTGGCAGGTTCTGAACTAG GTGGAAAGGAGAAACCGAAAATTTGGATAATTATTGTCAGTGTTATAGGTGCATTCTTGCTAGGATTATGCATTTGGATCTCATGTAAAAGGCTTAAAG CTTtcttgtggaagaagaaagatcttccAGTTTCTGATACAAGAGATAACTCGGTTAACTTCAAAAGCTCACCGATCAATGTTCTAGTTGGGGATCAAGTTGACACACCTGATTTGCCAGTTTTCAGTTTCGACAGCGTAGCCTCAGCAACAGGAGATTTCgctgaagaaaacaaacttgGACAGGGCGGATTCGGTACTGTATATAAG GGAAACTTTTCAGAAGGAAGAGAGATCGCGGTGAAGAGACTATCAGGGAAGTCTAAGCAAGGACTAGAGGAATTCAAGAACGAGATCTTACTAATTGCGAAACTCCAACATCGGAATCTTGTTAGATTACTAGGATGTTGCATTGAAGATAACGAGAAGATGCTTCTTTATGAATACATGCCAAACAAGAGTTTAGATCGCTTCCtttttg ATGAGAGTAAACGAGGAAGTTTGGACTGGAGAAAACGATGGGAGATCATTGGAGGAATTGCTAGAGGATTGCTTTACTTGCATAGAGACTCAAGACTAAAGATCATTCACCGTGACCTAAAAGCTAGCAATATCTTGCTAGACACGGAAATGAATCCAAAGATTTCGGATTTCGGTATGGCTAGGATCTTCAACTACCGACAAGACCAGGCCAACACGATCCGAGTCGTCGGCACATA TGGTTATATGGCGCCGGAGTATGCAATGGAGGGGATCTTTTCAGAGAAATCTGATGTGTATAGCTTTGGAGTGTTGATATTGGAGATTGTGAgtggaagaaaaaacattagCTTTCGAGGATCTGAACATGGAAGTCTCATCGGTTATGTAAGTTTCTATTCTTTTCAGGTTTAG